The genomic segment GTTGATCTGCCCGCTGACCGGCACCTCCAGCGGGCACGGGCCCGGGTGCTCGTTCGCCAGGCCGGAGAGCTGGTTGCGCGCGACGAAGTGGTCGATCTGTTTCACGCTCGCGCCGGTGACGGCGGAGATGTAGGAGCGAGCCAGCCCCCGGCGGCCGTGCATCCGGGCCGAGGGCAGCCCGCGGCCCGACCGGACATTCGGCAGCAAGAACTCCGCAAGGACGGCCTGCCCCTCGGGGATGGCCGGGTTGGCCTCGGCTGCCGCGATCAGGCGGCTCCTCTCGGCCCACGCTGCCAGGATGTCGTCGGCGAAGTCATCGACGAACCGGATAGCCCATACCAACAGCGGCCCCAGGACTGCCGGATCCAGAGGTTCCGTACTGTTCTCTCCGCGTGCCGGGCTGTTGGCGGCGGGAAGGAAGTCGTCGATGCCCTCGACGTCCCATGGCGGCCGGGTGACGCCCGCGGGCCTGGCACTGAGCTGGTCGAACGCCCACAAATCTGTCAGCTTGCCGCAGACCCTCGCGGCGTGGTCGCGGGAGACCCCGTCGCCCCAACGCTGGGCGATATAGGCCCGCCACATGTCGTCGGTGCAGTCGGTAAGGCTGCTGAGGCGGCGCGCGTGCAGCCATCGCGCCAGCCGCATCCACTCATTGCAGGTGTCCCTGATGTCCGCAGCGGACGTCCTGGCCCGGGAATGGCTTCCTCGCGTCAGAAGGTAGGTAGGACGAAGCCGGCCATTGATCATCGTCCAGGTCGTCTGTTTGACCTGGGCGAGCAACGGGTCGGGACAGCCCTGCCAGTAGATGGTGGCCAGCTCGGTGCTGGGGCTGTCGATGAGCGGAGCCAGCGGCCAGACGGGATCACGGTACTGCGCGTTCGGGTGCGTATTGCCGGGGCTGATCCATAGGGATAGCACCACGGGGCTGTTCGGATTCGGCGGAGCCAGAATGTATGGGTCGTTCTCGACGGCAAGGCTGGTCACTGGGCGAGGTCTTCCTTCAACAAGAGCTGGACGACGGTGCGGTCGGTGTCGCTGACGCGGGTCAGGGCCGCCTTCCAGGCAGCGGGGCCGACCTTGTCCCGCAGGTTCTCCAGACGCAGCAGATGGTCGTTCCAGCGGCTGAGGAATGTGTCATCGTCCAGGGCGGAGCGCAGGCTCAAGATCTGCTGGTGCAGCAGAGCGAGCCGGGGATGGTGGCCCGGGTGGACGTGGGCATTGGGACAGGCCATGCAGAGCAGGAAATCCGCTCCGCAGCCGCCGCCCGGAGCCGGCCAGGGCGTGGTGGTCTCGTCCTCGCAGTCCACTGTCGCGGTCGGCTGATGACCCGGGTCCGCCTCGTCCGTGATCTTCCCGCCGAACACAGCGGCCATCGCCTGTTCCAGAGCCTCATGGGCGCCAGCCTCGAACACGTCCTGGGAGGCGCGCTGGACCTGCTTGTCGGGCAGCACGTAGACGCTCTCGTGAGTGCCCTGGGTGTGCTGCAGGGGGCGTCCCTCGCGGGTCACCGTCGTCCGGCGGGTTCGCTGGAACGGTGATCCGTGCAGCCCGTGGCTGCGGGCCCACGACTTGGCCATGGCGTAGGAGATTCCGAACGACAGGGGCTCCACCGCCGATGGACGATCCAGCCCCAGATGTCCCTGTCCCGGTTGGTGAGCACGAGCGACCATCAACAGATCTATCTCGGGTGCCAGACGGTTCGCCAGCGCGCGTCCGTGCGCCGTGGCCTCCAGCGCCTGGGTGATCAGCCGCCCTGGGGAGTCGGCTCCTGCGTCGGTGATGTTCTCGGTCGAGAACCAGTGCCCCCTCCCAGCTCTGCGCTTTTCGAGCTGGACCTGGTAGGTGGCCGAGGACGTCTCGCCGACCGATGGCGCGGTGGTCGGCACGGGCATACGGCTGTAGAGAGACAGGTTCCACCCGAACCGGTCAGTCAGAAGCACGGCCAGCGCGGTGAGCTCCCCGCGGGTCAAGAAGAGCCTGCCCCAGGTCTTCTCCGACCTGTTGCCGCCCAACAGTTTGTGGTTGGTCACCGCTCTCTGCCCGGAGGGGCGAAGAGTGCGAGGAGCATCACCGGTGCGGGCGATATGGTCGAGGATGGCGCCGATTTTCCATTCGCGGCTGCCCTCTGTGATGTCGCCGGCCCGCCACCTGTTCAGCAGGCTTGTGTTCTCGTTGATCCGAAGCCAGGCCGAGCGGAATTCGCGCTGCGCGGCCAGCACCACCCGGTTCCGTTCGTCCTCGTCGTAGGACTGCTTACTCGGTGTCGGCCCAGGAACCCGGCGAGCCACTTCTTCGGCCAACGGCCCAGTAGAGAGCCGGGGGTCCCGCCGCAACAATCCACGGATGGTGCCCAGCACGCTCCGGCCGCTGTTGGTGCCGATGTTCTGGTTCCGCCAGCTCTGAAGCGCTTCGACGGTGAGACCGTCCAGATCGTCTGGCGGGCTGTCCAGGCCCGAGACGAATTTGGCGAACTGGTCGATGTGCCGCCAGTTGGTCCCAGCTGTCAGATGACTGGTCCACCCACGAGATCGGACCGCGAAAACTGCGGCCAACGAGCGTTGCATCGGCTCAGCTACCGGCAGTTCGGCGAAGTCGTACTCCTTGAAGCCAGCCTTGCTGACCACGGTGACCGCGAGTCCGTCCGGAGCAAGAGGTGACCTGGTGTGGTGATCGGCCGGCGGGAGCACAGCCTTGCGTCCCCGCCCAGTCACGAGGCCACCTTGAGGAGGGCATCAATGTCCTGGATGCCGGCGGTCTCCCGGGCCAGGCGAGCAAAGACACCGTCCAGGTCCTCCGCCTGCTCACTCTCGTCCTCGTCAGCCATCGCCAGGATCGACTCCAGCTGCAAGTGGGCGACCGGCGCGAGGTAGTGCCGTTTCGTCGTCTCCACATCCGTGTGCCCGAGGATCGTCTTCACCAGCCACCACGGGTCACCGAACAACAGGGCGAAGTCCCGCCTCTCCGCCTTCGTCAGCCCGTAACGGGACTCCATCAGCTGATTCAGCACGATCAGCAAATAGAGCGCCGCCGAGTGCCGAGCAGAATGCGGCGTCGCGTACGGAGACTTCCCCAGCACCTCCGCAAGCCGGAAGTCCCGGGTGATCTTCCGCTCCTCCTCGGTAAGCAACGTTTCCTCGCAGCGCAGGTTCGCAGTCCTGAACACCCCGTTCCACCGCTCGGGGGCCATCGGCAGACCCTGCTCCGTCAGCCACAGATATGCAGGCTCCGGCCCCTCTGCCCCCTCCAGAAACAGTGACTGCCGGTCCATCCAGCCCAGACGGCTCAGCTCCCGAGCACCGGCGACACCGTCGCGGTCCACCCACTCCACCGTCGGGTTCCGCCCATTCGTCACCCGAGTGATAAGCCGCATCACCGGCAGCCGCTCGTAGCGGCCCGCTGCCTGTGCTCGCTGGATTGCCCAAGCCCGTTCGGACTGGATGTAGACCTCGACCTGCCCGACCGCGTCCACCGTGGCGTAGAACACGCGGCTGCTCTTCGATCGCGTCACGGCACCGGCTATTCGGCCGTGGCAATATCGCCCGCGCCGAAGACGTTGCGTCGGCAGCTCGAACGTCAGCAACGACCCGCCCTCCTGCCGCCTCAGGGCCGAGGACAGCAGCAGCTGAACGAAGCTTGTATTCCGCATCTCCGTCCGGGAATCCCACCCCGGCGCCGGCAAACCAGCACGGGTGTGGCCGCGCAGACCGACGTCGGACCACAGGCCCCAGGTTCGCGGCGTCAGCCACGACACCCGCGAACTGACCGAGTCCGCCGCCCGGTCCTCCCGCCGCGAGACGTCCACCGGCAGCGGGCGTACATCGCCCCACCGGAACAACTTCGTGAACGCCGCCGCCTCCCGGTCCCATTTGGTCCCGCTGATGCTGTCCGTGTTCTCCGGTGCTTCACATCGCCAGTGCCGGAAGTCGTTCAGGTCCTGTTGCGTCGCTCCCCGCCACTCGACCTGCCGCGAGGACAGAAATTCGAGCAGCAGACGCATATCCGTCGAGTAGTTCCGCTTCGACTCACGTTCCATAGACCTGAACGCGTCCGAAAGGACGAAATTCAGAAGGTCCGCGTCAACCATTCCATCCGGCCGAACGAACACCGGATCACCCGGTTCGAGACCGATCCGGGTAACCGCCTCGGGCAGATCCCGTACCCCCAGCACCCCCTCAGCGGGGAGCTTCCCCCACCGGCCCGGATCCGGCACCCGCACCACTTGCCACGTACTCAACTGCTACCTCCACTGATGCTTGAACACGCTCAAGCATCAGGGAAGCCACGAGTTGGGCGTCCTCGTCGCCCGTCGCGACGGCCTCGACGCGTCGCGGCTGCCCGCCGGACGACGGGCCGGCAGCCCCCTGCGAGGAGCCCTTGACGTCCGGCTGGACAGCCGGGTGACCCAGCGGCGGCTGCGCACCCGGCTGCGTGGCGCCCGGGAGTTCCTCGCCGAGCGGCACGCCTGAAGGACGGATGCCTGGCGGTCGTCTCAGCCGGCGGTGCGGGCGATGTCGGCCATGGCCTCGACCGTGCGGTCGAGTTCGGCCTCGGTGTTGTAGTAGTGCGGGGAGAGCCGGACCAGGGGGTGGACGCCTCGGTGTTCGGTGTCGAACTGGGTGTGTTCGGGGTCGGTGGTGGTCACGTTGATCCGCTGCCGGGCGAGGGCGGCGGCGACCTCGGGGGCGGGCAGGCCGTCGACCTTGGCGGTCACGATGGCGCAGCGGTGTTCGCCGAGGTCGTGGGTGGTGACGCCGGGGAGAGAGTCGAGGCGGTCGCGAAGGTACGCGCCCAGGGCGACGGCGCGTTCACCGATGCGGTCCAGGCCGAGGTCGAGGGCCTGGCGCACGGCCGCGTCGAGGCCCAGGACACCCGCGTAGGCGGTCTCCCAGGTCTCGAAGCGGCGGGCGCCGGGCTGCCAGGTGAAGCCGCGTCCGCCGTCCCAGGCGGCGGAATGGATCTCGATGACGTGCGGGTCGAGGTGCTCCAGCGCCTCGGAGCGCACCCAGAGGAAGCCCGTGCCGCGCGGGCCGCGCAGGAACTTGCGGCCGGTGGCGGTGAGCATGTCGCAGCCGATGGCCTCGACGTCCACCGGGAACTGGCCCACGGACTGGGTGGCGTCGAGGAGGAACGGGACGCCGGCGGCGCGGGTGATCCGGCCGATCTCGGCCGCCGGGTTGATCAGGCCACCGCTGGTGGGGATGTGGCTGATTCCGACCAGTCGGGTGCGCTCGTCGATCAGGGTGGCGAGGGCGGCGGTGTCGAGCTGTCCGGACGCGTCGTCGGGGACGACCACGATCTCGGCGCCGGTGCGCCGGGCGACCTGGAGGTAGGCGAGCACATTGCTGCCGTACTCGGCGCGGCCGGTGAGGATGCGGTCGCCCGGCTTGAAGGTCAGTGCGTAGAACGCGGCGTTCCAGGCGTGGGTGGAGTTGTCGAACAGCGCGATCTCGTCGGGCCGTCCGCCCACCAGCCGGGCGAGGTTGTCGTAGGTGGCGTCGATCCGCTGCCGTTCCTGATTCGCGGCCTCGTAGCCGCCGATGGCCGCTTCGAGTTCCAGGTGGGCGGTCATGGTGTCCAGGGTCCGCCGGGAGAGGAGGGCCGCTCCGGCGTTGTTGAGGTGCACGCGGTTCGCGGTGCCCGGTGTGTCCCGGCGCAGTGCGTCGATGTCCATGCCCACACTCTTCCCACGCGTCAGCGTTGGGTGAACTGGGCGCGGCCGGGCTGGTCGACGTTCGGGGTGATGGTGATGCCGGTGTCGGTGAGGGCCTGGCCGTGGATGTCGGTGACGCGGATGTCGGAGCCGCAGCCGGTGCCGTCCGCCGAGACGAAGTAGTTGTATTCCTGGCGCGGCAGTTGGCGCCAGGTCGTTCCGGTGCGGACCTCCAGTGTGGCGACGGGGTTGCGGTGGTTGCGGACCTGGATGCCGCACCACCACTGCGTGGACCCTTCCTTGTAGCGGTAGGCGACCGTGCCGCCGATGTCCGGGCTCACCAGGGTCCAGGTGATCGGCACCCGGCCGGCCACGGGGTCGGCGATACGGGCGAAGGCCTGCTGGCCGAGGTCGACGTCGCCGGGGGCGCACTCCGGGCAGCGGTCGACGATCTTGACGGTGAGCTCACCGCGGGGTCCCTTGACGCGGATGAAGGCGCCGCACATGCGGGCGTTGTCGTAGTCGGTGTGGTTGAGGGCCGCGATGGCGATGTCGCCGGTGGCGTCGTAGAGGCAGTTCCCGACGCCGGTCGCGCCGTAGAAGGTGCCTTCGCCGGAGTAGGTGACGCCGGGCTGGACACTGGCGTACGCCGGCGCCGTGGCCGTGGTCAGGAAGGCCGTGACGGCGGCGAGGAGGGCGAGTCGGCTGCGCATGTCGATGCCTTTCGAGGACGGTGGGACGTGCTCGGGCGCCGAGATCCTGGCATCGTTGAAAGGTCAAGTGAAGCGTGATGGCAGTCATACGTCTGGAACGCCCCGGTCGCTCCCGGGCTCTTGTCACCCACGGACGAACCCCGGCCCCTCGGGACTCATCTCCCGCACACAGAACGGGGATCGACCCGGTCCACGCCTCCGGCGCTGCCATATTCGAAAGCCACTTCGGAGGTGGCTGTGACGCTAGAGGTGACGACGTCCCGGGCGAGGCAGGTGGCGGAGCGGGCGACAGCCCGCATGCCCGAACCCGCCGATGAGCGCGTCGACGAGCGCGTCGATGAGCGCGTCGACGAGCGCGTCGATGAGCGCGTCGATGAGCGCATGGATGAGCGCATGGATGAGCGCGTTCACGAACAGGTCCACGAGCGCGTCGGTGAACCCGCCGTCGACCGGACCGCCGACCGCATCGCCGAGTTGGAGGGCCGCCGGGCGCGGGCGGTCGCGCCCGGCGGGGCCAGGAGACGTGGGGAGTACGGCGCCCGGGAGCGGATCGATCTGCTGCTGGACGCGGGCTCGTTCACGGAGACGGGCCAGTTCGTACGGGCCCGCCCCACCGGGGACGGCGCCCGGCGACCGTACGGCGACGGGGTGGTCACCGGGCACGGCACGATCGACGGCCGCGCCGTCTGTGTCTTCGCCCAGGACGCCACGGTCTTCGGTGGCAGCATGGGCGAGGCCTTCGGCGAGAAGACGATCGCGCTGATGGACCTCGCCCTGAAGACGGGCTGTCCGGTCATCGGCCTCAACGACGGCGGCGGCGCCCGCATCCAGGAGGGCGTCACCTCGCTCGCCCTCTACGCCGAGCTGGTGCGCCGCAACGTGCAGGCGTCCGGGGTGATCCCGCAGATCTCGGTCGTCCTGGGCCCGTGCGCGGGCGGGGCCGCGTACTCGCCGGCCATCACCGACTTCACCGTGATGGTGGACGGCGCCTCGCACATGTTCGTCACCGGGCCCGACGTGATCGAGACGGTCACCGGCGAACGCACCAGCGCCGAGGAGCTGGGCGGCGCCCGCACCAGCAACACCGTCAACGGCAACGCCCACTTCCTCGCCGCCGACGAGGTGAACGCCCTCGACACCGTGCGCGACCTGCTGTCGTACCTGCCCGCCAACAACCTGGAGCGGCCCCCGCAGTACGCGCCGGGGGCCGCGCCCGCCGGGCCGGGTCTCGACGCGGTGGTGCCGGACCGGCTCGGGCAGGCCTACGACATGCGGGACATCCTGCGCGCGGTCGTCGACGACGGTGAACTCCTGGAGGTGCAGGAGCTGTTCGCGCCGAACATCATCTGCGCGTTCGCGCTCGTCGAGGGCGCCTCCGTCGGCGTCGTCGCCAACCAGCCGCTGCACGCCGCCGGGGTCCTCGACATCGACGCCTCCGAGAAGGCCGCGCGGTTCGTACGGTTCTGCGACGCGTTCGGCATCCCGCTGCTGACCTTCGCCGACGTCCCCGGTTATCTCTCCGGTGTCCGCCAGGAGCAGGCCGGCATCATCCGGCGGGGCGCGAAACTCCTGTACGCCTACGCCGAGGCCACCGTCCCGAAGGTCACGGTGGTGGTGCGCAAGGCGTACGGCGGCGGATACGCGGTGATGGGGTCCAAGCACCTCGGCGCCGACGTCAACCTGGCCTGGCCCACCGCCCGGATCGCCGTCATGGGTGCCGAGGGCGCGGTAGGGGTCCTGAATCGCCGCGAACTCGCCGCCGCGGCCGACCCCGAGGCCCTGCGCGCCCGCCTCGTCACCGCGTACGAGAGCACGTACGGCACCCCGTACCTCGCCGCCGAACGCGGCTACGTCGACGCCGTCATCGCTCCGCGCGACACCCGCGCCCACATCTGCCGCGCCCTGCGCGCCCTGCGCGGCAAGCGCGCCCCCATGCCGGAACGCCGCCACGGCAACATCCCGCTCTGACCTGCCTCCGACCGCTGCGCGCGGCCCGGCTGCCGTGCTCCGCGCGGCCGTCGCCGCACGCGCCAACCGCTCTGACCTCTCTGACCGCTCTGACCGCTCTGACCGCTCTGACCGCAAGTCGTCCCCGCGACGTGAGGAGCCTTGCCCGATGGACAGCCGCCGCCCCCCGCTCGCGCCCGCGTTCCGCAGTCTGCCGGAGTATGTCCGGCACTGGGCCGAGACCACCCCCGACCGCCGGGCGTTCACCTTCGTCGACCATCCCGCGCCGCAGTCGCGGGGCGTCCACCGCACGCTGACCTGGCGCAGGCTGGACCTGCGGATGCGGGCCGTGGCCGCCCGGCTCGCGGCGGAGGCCGAGCCCGGGGCACGGGTCGCTGTGCTGTGCCCGCAGGGCACGGAGTACGTCACCGCGTTCCTCGGGGCGCTCGCCGCCGGTCTGGTCGCCGTACCGCTGTATCCGCCCGGTCTGCCCGGGCAGGGCGACCGCCTGTCGGCGGTCCTGACCGACGCGTGCCCGGCGGTCGTCGTCACGACGCGCCGCGCCCTCGCCGAGGTGACACGGCTGTGCGAGGGCCGGGCGGTGAAGGTGATCGCCGTCGACGAGGTGCCGGACGCCGCCGCCGACGACCGGCCGCCGTCCGCCCCCGACGACACCGCCGTCGCCTATCTCCAGTACACCTCCGGCTCGACCCGCACCCCGGCGGGCGTGGAGATCACCCACGCCAACGTCGTCGCCAACGCCCGCCAGGCGCTGGCCGCCTACGGCGCCGACGCGCATGCGGTGACATGTGTGGGCTGGCTGCCGCTCTACCACGACATGGGGCTGGTGCTGAGTGTCGCGGCGCCGGTGGTGCGGGGGCTGTTGTCGGTGCTCATGGATCCGGTGGCGTTCCTGCACGAGCCCGTGCGCTGGCTGCGGCTGCTGGCCGCGCACCCCCGCGCGCTGAGCGCGGCGCCCAACTTCGCCTACGACTACTGCGCGTCGACGGTCACCGACGCGCAGAAGGCCGGGCTGCGGCTGGACGGTGTCTTCGCCCTGATCAACGGGAGCGAGCCGGTCCGACCCGGCACGGCCGACCGTTTCCACGCCGCGTTCGCCGCGCAGGGTCTCGTCCCGGAGACGCACTGCCCGTCGTACGGGCTGGCCGAGGCGACCGTCTTCGTCAGTGCCGCCCGCCCCGGGGTGCCGCCCCGCGGTTTCGCTCTCGACCGCGACGCCCTGGCCACCGGGAAGGCCCTGCCCGCGCGGCCCGACGATCCGAGGGCCGTGCTGCTGGCCGGCTGCGGCGCCCCGGCCGGCCAGCGGGTGCGGATCGCCGACCCGGTGTCCCGGGTCGCGCTGGCCGAGGGGGAGGTCGGCGAGATCTGGGTGCAGGGTCCCAACGTGGGGCGGGGCTACCGGAACCAGGACCGGCAGACCCGGCGCGTCTTCGGCGCCGTCCTCGCCGATGTCACGGCGGGGCCGGGCGCGTGGCTGCGGACGGGCGACCTGGGGACGGTCCTGGACGGGCAGTTGCTCGTCACCGGGCGGCTGAAGGACCTCATCGTCGTCGACGGACGCAACCACTACCCGCAGGACGTGGAGGCCACGGCCCAGGACGCGCACCCGGCCGTGCGGCGCGACCGGCTCGCCGCGTTCGGTGTGCCGGGCGGCTCCGGGGAGCGGGTGGTCGTCGTCGCGGAGCACGCGCGGGCCGTGCCGCTCGCCGACATCGACGTACCGGCGCTCGTCACGACCGTGCGCGCGGCCGTCTCCGCGCGGCACGGGCTGCGGCTCTCCGACGTCGTCGTCGTCCCGCCGGGCACCGTGCCCCGTACGTCCAGCGGGAAGGTCTCGCGGGCGCTGACCCGTGAACGTTATCTGGCGGGTGCCTATGCGGTGGGGGTCGTGGGATGAGGGTCGTGGGGGACGACGAGGGCAGCCTGCGGCGGCCGGTCGCCGGCGGTACGGAAGGCGCGGTGCGGCGGCTGATCGCCGAGCAGGTGGCCGCCTGGAGCGGCATCGCCGTCGAGGACGTGGCGATGGACCGGCCGTTCGCGGATCTCGGGATGTCCTCGCGGGACGCGGTCGTGCTGGCCGGGGAGTTGTCGCGGGCGACGGGCCGTGAACTGCCGGCGACGCTGCTGTGGGAGGCGTCCACCGGGGAGGCGCTGGTGGCGCGCCTGTGCGGTACGGCGGCGGACATCGCCCCCAGGCCGGCCCCACCTGCGAGGGCACCCGCGCCGCCCGGTGAACCGGTCGCCGTCGTCGGGGTCGGCTGCCGGCTGCCCGGGGGTGTGCACGGCCCGGCGGACTACTGGCGCCTGCTGCTCGACGGCGTCGACGCGATCCGCCGGGTCCCGGAGGACCGGTGGCGGGACTTCACGCCGTACCCGCCCGCCGACGCGCTCCCGTACGGCGGCTACCTGGACGACATCGCCGGGTTCGACGCGGACTTCTTCCGCATCACGCCGCGCGAGGCCGCGGTGATGGACCCGCAGCAGCGGATCCTCCTGGAGGTGGTGCGGGAGACCCTGGACCACGCCGCGGTCCCGGCCGCCTCGCTCGCGGGCACCGCCACCGGTGTCTTCGTCGGGGTCTCCGCTCCCGAGTACGGACAGCTCACCGGCGCGGACCCGGCCGCCGTCGACCCCTGGGCGCCGGCCGGCGGGGCGCTGAGCGTGGCGGCGGGCCGGCTCGCGTACGTCCTGGACACGCGCGGGCCGAGCATGGCCGTCGACACCGCGTGTTCGTCGTCTCTGGTGGCCGTGCACCACGCGTGTGTCAGCCTGCGCACGGGCGAGAGCGATGTCGCGATCGCCGCCGGGGTCAATCTGCTGCTCTCCCCGACCGTCACCGTCGCGTTCCGGCGGGCGGGGGCCCTCGCGCCGGACGGGCGGTGCAAGCCGTTCTCGGCGGCGGCCGACGGCATCGGGCGGGGCGAGGGCTGCGCGGCCGTGCTGCTGAAGCGGCTGTCCGACGCCGAGCGGGACGGCGACCGCGTCCTCGCCGTGATCCGGGCCACCGCCGTCAACTCCGACGGCCGCTCCAACGGCCTCCTCGCCCCCAACCCGGCCGCCCAGCAGGCCCTGCTGACCACCGCCTACGCGCGAGCCGGTCTCTCCCCCGCGCACATCGACCACGTCGAGGCGCACGGCACCGGCACCCCGCTCGGCGACCCCATCGAGGCCGGTGCGCTCGGCACCGTCCTCGGTACGGGCCGCGACCCCGACCAGCCGCTGCTCCTCGGCTCCGTCAAGGGCAACCTGGGCCACCTGGAGTCCGCCGCGGGCATCGCCGGCCTGGTGAAGACGGTGCTCGCACTCCACCACGACCTGATCCCGCCCTCGCTGCACTGCGCCGGGGGCAGCGCCCTGGACGACGACGGACGGCTGCGGGTCGTGACGGAGGCCGAGCCGTGGCCCCGGTACGGCGGTACGGCCACCGCCGGGGTCTCCGGGTTCGGGTTCGGCGGCACCAACGCCCATGCCGTCCTGGAGGAATGGCGGCCCGGCGCCCTGCTCCCGCCCCCGGCCGAGGAACCCCCGGCCCGCCTCCACCTCCTCTCCGACACCGACACCACCCGCGTCCGCGACACCGCCGCCCGG from the Streptomyces sp. NBC_00310 genome contains:
- a CDS encoding integrase produces the protein MSTWQVVRVPDPGRWGKLPAEGVLGVRDLPEAVTRIGLEPGDPVFVRPDGMVDADLLNFVLSDAFRSMERESKRNYSTDMRLLLEFLSSRQVEWRGATQQDLNDFRHWRCEAPENTDSISGTKWDREAAAFTKLFRWGDVRPLPVDVSRREDRAADSVSSRVSWLTPRTWGLWSDVGLRGHTRAGLPAPGWDSRTEMRNTSFVQLLLSSALRRQEGGSLLTFELPTQRLRRGRYCHGRIAGAVTRSKSSRVFYATVDAVGQVEVYIQSERAWAIQRAQAAGRYERLPVMRLITRVTNGRNPTVEWVDRDGVAGARELSRLGWMDRQSLFLEGAEGPEPAYLWLTEQGLPMAPERWNGVFRTANLRCEETLLTEEERKITRDFRLAEVLGKSPYATPHSARHSAALYLLIVLNQLMESRYGLTKAERRDFALLFGDPWWLVKTILGHTDVETTKRHYLAPVAHLQLESILAMADEDESEQAEDLDGVFARLARETAGIQDIDALLKVAS
- a CDS encoding aminotransferase class V-fold PLP-dependent enzyme, yielding MDIDALRRDTPGTANRVHLNNAGAALLSRRTLDTMTAHLELEAAIGGYEAANQERQRIDATYDNLARLVGGRPDEIALFDNSTHAWNAAFYALTFKPGDRILTGRAEYGSNVLAYLQVARRTGAEIVVVPDDASGQLDTAALATLIDERTRLVGISHIPTSGGLINPAAEIGRITRAAGVPFLLDATQSVGQFPVDVEAIGCDMLTATGRKFLRGPRGTGFLWVRSEALEHLDPHVIEIHSAAWDGGRGFTWQPGARRFETWETAYAGVLGLDAAVRQALDLGLDRIGERAVALGAYLRDRLDSLPGVTTHDLGEHRCAIVTAKVDGLPAPEVAAALARQRINVTTTDPEHTQFDTEHRGVHPLVRLSPHYYNTEAELDRTVEAMADIARTAG
- a CDS encoding expansin EXLX1 family cellulose-binding protein, yielding MRSRLALLAAVTAFLTTATAPAYASVQPGVTYSGEGTFYGATGVGNCLYDATGDIAIAALNHTDYDNARMCGAFIRVKGPRGELTVKIVDRCPECAPGDVDLGQQAFARIADPVAGRVPITWTLVSPDIGGTVAYRYKEGSTQWWCGIQVRNHRNPVATLEVRTGTTWRQLPRQEYNYFVSADGTGCGSDIRVTDIHGQALTDTGITITPNVDQPGRAQFTQR
- a CDS encoding acyl-CoA carboxylase subunit beta; the encoded protein is MDERVHEQVHERVGEPAVDRTADRIAELEGRRARAVAPGGARRRGEYGARERIDLLLDAGSFTETGQFVRARPTGDGARRPYGDGVVTGHGTIDGRAVCVFAQDATVFGGSMGEAFGEKTIALMDLALKTGCPVIGLNDGGGARIQEGVTSLALYAELVRRNVQASGVIPQISVVLGPCAGGAAYSPAITDFTVMVDGASHMFVTGPDVIETVTGERTSAEELGGARTSNTVNGNAHFLAADEVNALDTVRDLLSYLPANNLERPPQYAPGAAPAGPGLDAVVPDRLGQAYDMRDILRAVVDDGELLEVQELFAPNIICAFALVEGASVGVVANQPLHAAGVLDIDASEKAARFVRFCDAFGIPLLTFADVPGYLSGVRQEQAGIIRRGAKLLYAYAEATVPKVTVVVRKAYGGGYAVMGSKHLGADVNLAWPTARIAVMGAEGAVGVLNRRELAAAADPEALRARLVTAYESTYGTPYLAAERGYVDAVIAPRDTRAHICRALRALRGKRAPMPERRHGNIPL
- a CDS encoding fatty acyl-AMP ligase — encoded protein: MDSRRPPLAPAFRSLPEYVRHWAETTPDRRAFTFVDHPAPQSRGVHRTLTWRRLDLRMRAVAARLAAEAEPGARVAVLCPQGTEYVTAFLGALAAGLVAVPLYPPGLPGQGDRLSAVLTDACPAVVVTTRRALAEVTRLCEGRAVKVIAVDEVPDAAADDRPPSAPDDTAVAYLQYTSGSTRTPAGVEITHANVVANARQALAAYGADAHAVTCVGWLPLYHDMGLVLSVAAPVVRGLLSVLMDPVAFLHEPVRWLRLLAAHPRALSAAPNFAYDYCASTVTDAQKAGLRLDGVFALINGSEPVRPGTADRFHAAFAAQGLVPETHCPSYGLAEATVFVSAARPGVPPRGFALDRDALATGKALPARPDDPRAVLLAGCGAPAGQRVRIADPVSRVALAEGEVGEIWVQGPNVGRGYRNQDRQTRRVFGAVLADVTAGPGAWLRTGDLGTVLDGQLLVTGRLKDLIVVDGRNHYPQDVEATAQDAHPAVRRDRLAAFGVPGGSGERVVVVAEHARAVPLADIDVPALVTTVRAAVSARHGLRLSDVVVVPPGTVPRTSSGKVSRALTRERYLAGAYAVGVVG